The following are from one region of the Salvelinus fontinalis isolate EN_2023a chromosome 5, ASM2944872v1, whole genome shotgun sequence genome:
- the LOC129855675 gene encoding apoptosis regulator BAX-like isoform X1 encodes MACVETSDDRVGEVLLKRVMQEQLDEVLSSEVPVVVSTETQELESEQEQKMVLQLAVMIRTIGDAFKENRELDDNSVIDGMVGQMTSKPSYWKLVEKVFEDGQITWERIAVLFYVAGRIAVKVVIANLPELVKDILKWTLEYFRSKLLDWIQKHGGWMNSFAELARVQVERISSMSARSSGLILVFLGGVIMGSVITWKLVRRT; translated from the exons ATGGCGTGTGTAGAGACATCAG ATGACAGAGTAGGAGAGGTCCTGCTGAAAAG AGTGATGCAGGAGCAGCTGGATGAGGTGTTGTCATCAGAAGTCCCGGTAGTGGTCTCCACAGAAACCCAGGAATTGGAGAGTGAGCAGGAGCAGAAGATGGTGTTACAGCTGGCTGTGATGATACGTACCATCGGAGACGCCTTCAAGGAGAACAGGGAGCTGGACGA CAACAGTGTGATAGATGGAATGGTGGGGCAAATGACCAGCAAGCCCAGCTACTGGAAGTTGGTAGAAAAGGTATTTGAGGACGGTCAAATCACCTGGGAGAGAATTGCTGTTCTGTTCTACGTAGCAGGGAGGATAGCTGTCAAG GTGGTGATTGCTAACCTCCCCGAGTTAGTGAAGGACATTCTGAAGTGGACTCTGGAGTACTTCAGAAGCAAATTACTGGACTGGATCCAGAAACATGGAGGATGG ATGAACAGTTTCGCTGAGCTGGCACGTGTACAGGTGGAGAGGATATCCTCTATGAGCGCCCGGTCCTCAGGACTCATCCTGGTCTTCCTCGGAGGTGTCATAATGGGTAGTGTTATCACCTGGAAACTGGTCAGGaggacctga
- the LOC129855675 gene encoding apoptosis regulator BAX-like isoform X2, with product MACVETSDDRVGEVLLKRVMQEQLDEVLSSEVPVVVSTETQELESEQEQKMVLQLAVMIRTIGDAFKENRELDDVIDGMVGQMTSKPSYWKLVEKVFEDGQITWERIAVLFYVAGRIAVKVVIANLPELVKDILKWTLEYFRSKLLDWIQKHGGWMNSFAELARVQVERISSMSARSSGLILVFLGGVIMGSVITWKLVRRT from the exons ATGGCGTGTGTAGAGACATCAG ATGACAGAGTAGGAGAGGTCCTGCTGAAAAG AGTGATGCAGGAGCAGCTGGATGAGGTGTTGTCATCAGAAGTCCCGGTAGTGGTCTCCACAGAAACCCAGGAATTGGAGAGTGAGCAGGAGCAGAAGATGGTGTTACAGCTGGCTGTGATGATACGTACCATCGGAGACGCCTTCAAGGAGAACAGGGAGCTGGACGA TGTGATAGATGGAATGGTGGGGCAAATGACCAGCAAGCCCAGCTACTGGAAGTTGGTAGAAAAGGTATTTGAGGACGGTCAAATCACCTGGGAGAGAATTGCTGTTCTGTTCTACGTAGCAGGGAGGATAGCTGTCAAG GTGGTGATTGCTAACCTCCCCGAGTTAGTGAAGGACATTCTGAAGTGGACTCTGGAGTACTTCAGAAGCAAATTACTGGACTGGATCCAGAAACATGGAGGATGG ATGAACAGTTTCGCTGAGCTGGCACGTGTACAGGTGGAGAGGATATCCTCTATGAGCGCCCGGTCCTCAGGACTCATCCTGGTCTTCCTCGGAGGTGTCATAATGGGTAGTGTTATCACCTGGAAACTGGTCAGGaggacctga
- the LOC129855675 gene encoding apoptosis regulator BAX-like isoform X3 — translation MQEQLDEVLSSEVPVVVSTETQELESEQEQKMVLQLAVMIRTIGDAFKENRELDDNSVIDGMVGQMTSKPSYWKLVEKVFEDGQITWERIAVLFYVAGRIAVKVVIANLPELVKDILKWTLEYFRSKLLDWIQKHGGWMNSFAELARVQVERISSMSARSSGLILVFLGGVIMGSVITWKLVRRT, via the exons ATGCAGGAGCAGCTGGATGAGGTGTTGTCATCAGAAGTCCCGGTAGTGGTCTCCACAGAAACCCAGGAATTGGAGAGTGAGCAGGAGCAGAAGATGGTGTTACAGCTGGCTGTGATGATACGTACCATCGGAGACGCCTTCAAGGAGAACAGGGAGCTGGACGA CAACAGTGTGATAGATGGAATGGTGGGGCAAATGACCAGCAAGCCCAGCTACTGGAAGTTGGTAGAAAAGGTATTTGAGGACGGTCAAATCACCTGGGAGAGAATTGCTGTTCTGTTCTACGTAGCAGGGAGGATAGCTGTCAAG GTGGTGATTGCTAACCTCCCCGAGTTAGTGAAGGACATTCTGAAGTGGACTCTGGAGTACTTCAGAAGCAAATTACTGGACTGGATCCAGAAACATGGAGGATGG ATGAACAGTTTCGCTGAGCTGGCACGTGTACAGGTGGAGAGGATATCCTCTATGAGCGCCCGGTCCTCAGGACTCATCCTGGTCTTCCTCGGAGGTGTCATAATGGGTAGTGTTATCACCTGGAAACTGGTCAGGaggacctga